From Homo sapiens chromosome 6, GRCh38.p14 Primary Assembly, the proteins below share one genomic window:
- the OR2I1 gene encoding putative olfactory receptor 2I1 produces the protein MKANYSAEERFLLLGFSDWPSLQPVLFALVLLCYLLTLTGNSALVLLAVRDPRLHTPMYYFLCHLALVDAGFTTSVVPPLLANLRGPALWLPRSHCTAQLCASLALGSAECVLLAVMALDRAAAVCRPLRYAGLVSPRLCRTLASASWLSGLTNSVAQTALLAERPLCAPRLLDHFICELPALLKLACGGDGDTTENQMFAARVVILLLPFAVILASYGAVARAVCCMRFSGGRRRAVGTCGSHLTAVCLFYGSAIYTYLQPAQRYNQARGKFVSLFYTVVTPALNPLIYTLRNKKVKGAARRLLRSLGRGQAGQ, from the coding sequence GCCAACTACAGCGCAGAGGAGCGCTTTCTCCTGCTGGGTTTCTCCGACTGGCCTTCCCTGCAGCCGGTCCTCTTCGCCCTTGTCCTCCTGTGCTACCTCCTGACCTTGACGGGCAACTCGGCGCTGGTGCTGCTGGCGGTGCGCGACCCGCGCCTGCACACGCCCATGTACTACTTCCTCTGCCACCTGGCCTTGGTAGACGCGGGCTTCACTACTAGCGTGGTGCCGCCGCTGCTGGCCAACCTGCGCGGACCAGCGCTCTGGCTGCCGCGCAGCCACTGCACGGCCCAGCTGTGCGCATCGCTGGCTCTGGGTTCCGCCGAATGCGTCCTCCTGGCGGTGATGGCTCTGGACCGCGCGGCCGCAGTGTGCCGCCCGCTGCGCTATGCGGGGCTCGTCTCCCCGCGCCTATGTCGCACGCTGGCCAGCGCCTCCTGGCTAAGCGGCCTCACCAACTCGGTTGCGCAAACCGCGCTCCTGGCTGAGCGGCCGCTGTGCGCGCCCCGCCTGCTGGACCACTTCATCTGTGAGCTGCCGGCGTTGCTCAAGCTGGCCTGCGGAGGCGACGGAGACACTACCGAGAACCAGATGTTCGCCGCCCGCGTGGTCATCCTGCTGCTGCCGTTTGCCGTCATCCTGGCCTCCTACGGTGCCGTGGCCCGAGCTGTCTGTTGCATGCGGTTCAGCGGAGGCCGGAGGAGGGCGGTGGGCACGTGTGGGTCCCACCTGACAGCCGTCTGCCTGTTCTACGGCTCGGCCATCTACACCTACCTGCAGCCCGCGCAGCGCTACAACCAGGCACGGGGCAAGTTCGTATCGCTCTTCTACACCGTGGTCACACCTGCTCTCAACCCGCTCATCTACACCCTCAGGAATAAGAAAGTGAAGGGGGCAGCGAGGAGGCTGCTGCGGAGTctggggagaggccaggctgggcagtgA
- the UBD gene encoding ubiquitin D — protein sequence MAPNASCLCVHVRSEEWDLMTFDANPYDSVKKIKEHVRSKTKVPVQDQVLLLGSKILKPRRSLSSYGIDKEKTIHLTLKVVKPSDEELPLFLVESGDEAKRHLLQVRRSSSVAQVKAMIETKTGIIPETQIVTCNGKRLEDGKMMADYGIRKGNLLFLACYCIGG from the exons ATGGCTCCCAATGCTTCCTGCCTCTGT GTGCATGTCCGTTCCGAGGAATGGGATTTAATGACCTTTGATGCCAACCCATATGACAGcgtgaaaaaaatcaaagaacatgTCCGGTCTAAGACCAAGGTTCCTGTGCAGGACCAGGTTCTTTTGCTGGGCTCCAAGATCTTAAAGCCACGGAGAAGCCTCTCATCTTATGGCATTGACAAAGAGAAGACCATCCACCTTACCCTGAAAGTGGTGAAGCCCAGTGATGAGGAGCTGCCCTTGTTTCTTGTGGAGTCAGGTGATGAGGCAAAGAGGCACCTCCTCCAGGTGCGAAGGTCCAGCTCAGTGGCACAAGTGAAAGCAATGATCGAGACTAAGACGGGTATAATCCCTGAGACCCAGATTGTGACTTGCAATGGAAAGAGACTGGAAGATGGGAAGATGATGGCAGATTACGGCATCAGAAAGGGCAACTTACTCTTCCTGGCATGTTATTGTATTGGAGGGTGA